TCAAGCTGCGCGAGGACTGGAGCCGACGCGTGCCCACCGCCGCACTCAACCGCTGGTTCGACGATGCGCTGTCCGCCAATCCGCCGCCAGCGCCCGGCGGCAGGCGGATCAAGCTGCGCTATATCACCCAGGTCGGCACACGCCCGCCGCGTTTCGTCATTTTCGGCACGCGGCTGGACGATCTGCCGGTCAGCTACGAGCGGTATCTGCTCAACGGATTGCGCAAGCGGTTGGGCTTTGGCGCGGTGCCGGTGCGACTGAGCCTGAAATCGCCGAAGAACCCGTATGACGCGAACAAGGGCGGTGGCGGCAAGTTCAGCGGCGGCCAGGGGCGCGATTAAATCGTCGACTGCCAACACCAGGCCGGTATTATCGCGGCGCCACTACCGATTGCGGCCTTCATGCAAAAATGAAAGCGGCGGCGGAGATAACTCCCCGCCGCCGCAGTCTCGTTGTCTCGGCCCCTAGCTGACTTAATCCCTAAGCGGTGCCCGCGTTGTTCTCGCCTTCGCCAGCCGCCACGCTGTTCAGCTGGACGTAATTCTGCAAGCCCATCCGCTCGATCATGTCGAATTGCGTTTCGAGGAAATCGACATGCTCTTCCTCGCTGGCGAGGATCGTTTCGAAGAGCTGGCCGGAGGTGAAATCCTTCACTTCCTGACAATAATCCGCCGCTTCGCGCAGCAGCGGGATGGCGTCGTGCTCCATGGCGAGGTCGGCTTTGAGGATTTCCTCGACCGTTTCGCCCACGCGCAGCTTGTGGAGCGCCTGGAAGTTCGGCAGCCCATTCAGGAACAGGATGCGATCGGCCAACCAGTCGGCATGCTTCATCTCATCGATCGATTCGTGCCGTTCGTATTCGGCGAGCTTGTAAACGCCCCAATCGTTGAGGACGCGGTAGTGCAGCCAGTACTGGTTGATCGCGGTCAGCTCATTGGTGAGCGCCTTGTTGAGATATTCGATGACATTTTCGTCGCCCTTCACAGCGCACATCTCCTTTGCAAGAAATCTGGCTGGCAGATGCTCACCATAGCGCCCGATTGGCAAGGCTTTCGGAGACAATTACAGGCCAAAAACCGCAGAAATCTGCGCTAATGCGAATGCGTATCAGGATTGATGAAAGTTAGGCGGCTACCATGGGAGGCAGGAGAGCGGCGCGCTCTTCCTCGATCACCTCGTTCGCCTCTTCCAAGCACTGGCCGCAATTGGGGCGCTTGCCCAGTTTGGCATACACGCTTTCCGCCCCGCCACGGTGCTGGCGCGCAGCCTTGCGCAATTCACACTCTTTGATGGCATTGCAGATGCAGGTGTACATCGATCCGGCGACTCCGTCTGTGCGAATCCCGAATTAATGCGAATGGATTGCATTAGCAAGTCTTTTGCGAGTAATTCTCAAAATCATTCACAGCGCGGTGTCAGCGTCGCAGCGGGAAGCGCTTCCAATAGGTCAGGCAGCGCCAAAGCCATTCAAGCGGCCCGTAGCGATATCGCTCCAGCCAAGGCTTCGACCACGCCAGCATGATCGCCCAGGCCAGCGCGACCACCAGGTACAGTTCTGGCCTTGAAAGCTCGCCCCACAGGCCCCCCGCCCATGGGTGGAAGATCAGCATCATCAGCACCGAGGTGCCGAGGTAATTGGTGAAGGCCGCCCTGCCCGCCGCCGAAAGCCGTTCCGCCAACCAGCCGCTGGCCGTCGCCCCGATCTGTGCCAGCAGCACGGCAAGGCCAAGGATCATTAGAAGGCGCGGTAGCATGGAGAAGGAGACGAAGGCGGCAATCGTGCTCCAATAGGTGAAGCCGATGCTCTTCAGCCAAAGGCCCAACAGCAGGCTCAGCGCGCCGCCTATCAGCAGCAGCGACCACGCCCACACCTGCCGCTTGCGCACCGATCCCCCGGGGCTGAACCAGCCGAATTTGTACATTGCCATGCCCACCAGCATCAGCGGCAGCGTTTCGAAAGCGAACAGCCACAGCATGTTGAGAATGTCGGCGGCGTGGTTGGTGACGTTGTTGGTCACGTAATCGACATAGCTGCCGCTTTCCATGATCGGCCGTTCGCGCGCATCGATGTCGAGCGTTTCCTGCTTCACCTCGATCATCGCGGCAGCGCCTTCCTCCATACCCTCTTGCTGGCCGAGCGGTGTTTCGGCGATGAAATAGGCAGAGCCAATGGTGGCGAAATAGACGAGCGCGCCAAGGGCATATCCGCTGAGACCCAAGGCCATCAGCGCGCGCCCTTCCATGCGGACGAACAGCACCGCCACGAAGCCAGCAACCGCATACAGCGTCAGGATGTCGCCGCGCCAAATGAGGAAGAAGTGGATCAGGCCGAAAACTAGCAGCCAGCCGAGCCGCCGTACCTGCAACCAGCGAGACGATCCACGCGCCCACGCCCGCTCCATGAACAGCGCCATGCCTGCGCCGAACAGCAGGGTAAACAGCCCGCGCATCTTGCCATCGATCAGGGTGAATTGCGCGACATAGAGCCATTCGTCGATCGAATCGTGCGGCACGAGGAAGGCGCTCGGCATCATATAGGCGGCCCAAGGCTGGCCGAAGGCGACGATATTGGCAGCAAGAATGCCGAGCACGGCAATGCCGCGAATGAAATCGAGGCCAAGGATCCGCTCGCCCGATTTGGCAGGTGCAGGCGGCACGGCCTCGCCATCGGGCGTTGTCTGCGTCTCGGTCATGGTAGTCCCCTCAATCGTCCTTGTGCGCACTATGGCGCTGACCCGGCGATTCGCAAAGGATCAGTTACAGGTGACGAGGCATTCCTGCCCGGCGCGGCGCAGGCTGTTGCAGGCAGCCTGCGCTTCGGCTTCGCTGGCGTACCCGCCTGCCAGTAACCGCGTGACGCGGCCCGAGGGGACGAGCAGGCGCGCACGTCCGGCGATTTCAGGCCGGTCCGCCAAGCGGGACCAGAGCCGCTCTGCATTCCCCGCCACGCCGAATGCGCCAAGCTGCACTTTCCATGGGCCACTGCTGAGATCGCGCGCAGCTGTGGCGGCACGAGCGGGCGGCGCGGGCGTGGCTGC
This sequence is a window from Aurantiacibacter gangjinensis. Protein-coding genes within it:
- the bfr gene encoding bacterioferritin — its product is MKGDENVIEYLNKALTNELTAINQYWLHYRVLNDWGVYKLAEYERHESIDEMKHADWLADRILFLNGLPNFQALHKLRVGETVEEILKADLAMEHDAIPLLREAADYCQEVKDFTSGQLFETILASEEEHVDFLETQFDMIERMGLQNYVQLNSVAAGEGENNAGTA
- a CDS encoding (2Fe-2S)-binding protein, whose product is MYTCICNAIKECELRKAARQHRGGAESVYAKLGKRPNCGQCLEEANEVIEEERAALLPPMVAA
- a CDS encoding DUF418 domain-containing protein; translated protein: MTETQTTPDGEAVPPAPAKSGERILGLDFIRGIAVLGILAANIVAFGQPWAAYMMPSAFLVPHDSIDEWLYVAQFTLIDGKMRGLFTLLFGAGMALFMERAWARGSSRWLQVRRLGWLLVFGLIHFFLIWRGDILTLYAVAGFVAVLFVRMEGRALMALGLSGYALGALVYFATIGSAYFIAETPLGQQEGMEEGAAAMIEVKQETLDIDARERPIMESGSYVDYVTNNVTNHAADILNMLWLFAFETLPLMLVGMAMYKFGWFSPGGSVRKRQVWAWSLLLIGGALSLLLGLWLKSIGFTYWSTIAAFVSFSMLPRLLMILGLAVLLAQIGATASGWLAERLSAAGRAAFTNYLGTSVLMMLIFHPWAGGLWGELSRPELYLVVALAWAIMLAWSKPWLERYRYGPLEWLWRCLTYWKRFPLRR